In the genome of Streptomyces collinus, one region contains:
- a CDS encoding aldose epimerase family protein, whose product MSDEDITLTAGDAEVTVQPGNGGRVGGLRIGGVELLRQGERFGCFPMVPWCGRIRDGRFLDGAEVRQMPLNAPPHAIHGTVRDHAWRTARTSTDEAVLTYELVDPWPHPGRVTQIIALTEDALTLSMSVETYESSFPAQIGWHPWFNRNLGGEDVQLAFDPAWQEERGDDHLPTGNRIDPKPGPWDDCFGMPGGVEATLTWPGQLELKVTSREEWAVVYDEQREAVCVEPQTGPPNGLNTLPHLVTPLEPLEASTTWSWRRLGSF is encoded by the coding sequence GTGAGTGACGAAGACATCACGCTGACCGCGGGTGACGCGGAGGTGACCGTGCAGCCGGGCAACGGCGGCCGGGTCGGAGGGCTGCGGATCGGCGGAGTGGAGCTGCTCCGGCAGGGGGAGCGCTTCGGATGCTTCCCGATGGTGCCGTGGTGCGGCCGGATCCGGGACGGACGGTTCCTGGACGGCGCCGAGGTGCGGCAGATGCCCCTCAACGCCCCGCCGCACGCCATCCACGGCACCGTCCGCGACCACGCGTGGCGCACGGCCCGCACGAGCACGGACGAGGCGGTCCTCACCTACGAGCTCGTCGACCCCTGGCCCCACCCGGGCCGTGTCACCCAGATCATCGCGCTCACCGAGGACGCGCTGACGCTGAGCATGTCCGTCGAGACGTACGAGTCGTCCTTCCCGGCGCAGATCGGCTGGCACCCCTGGTTCAACCGGAACCTCGGCGGCGAGGACGTGCAGCTCGCCTTCGACCCCGCCTGGCAGGAGGAGCGCGGCGACGACCACCTGCCCACCGGGAACCGGATCGACCCGAAGCCGGGCCCCTGGGACGACTGCTTCGGCATGCCCGGCGGCGTCGAGGCCACGCTCACCTGGCCCGGTCAGCTGGAGCTGAAGGTGACCAGCCGCGAGGAGTGGGCCGTCGTCTACGACGAGCAGCGGGAAGCCGTGTGCGTGGAGCCGCAGACCGGCCCGCCCAACGGGCTCAACACCCTGCCGCACCTGGTCACGCCCCTGGAGCCGCTGGAGGCCTCCACGACCTGGAGCTGGCGCCGCCTAGGGTCCTTCTGA
- the pyrE gene encoding orotate phosphoribosyltransferase produces the protein MTDTRGALLQQIKDKAVVHGKVTLSSGLEADYYVDLRRITLDGEAAPLVGQVLLDLTAELDFDAVGGLTMGADPVAAAMLHAAAARGKRLDAFVVRKAAKAHGLQRRVEGPDIAGRRVLVVEDTSTTGGSPLTAVEAVREAGAEVVAVATIVDRATGAAEKIQEGAGVPYLFAFSKDELGLD, from the coding sequence ATGACGGACACTCGCGGCGCGCTGCTGCAGCAGATCAAGGACAAGGCCGTGGTGCACGGCAAGGTGACCCTGTCGTCGGGTCTGGAGGCCGACTACTACGTCGACCTGAGGCGCATCACGCTCGACGGCGAGGCCGCCCCGCTGGTCGGCCAGGTGCTGCTGGACCTGACCGCCGAGCTGGACTTCGACGCCGTCGGCGGCCTGACCATGGGTGCCGACCCGGTCGCCGCCGCCATGCTGCACGCGGCCGCCGCGCGCGGGAAGCGCCTGGACGCGTTCGTCGTGCGCAAGGCCGCCAAGGCGCACGGGCTGCAGCGGCGCGTCGAGGGCCCGGACATCGCGGGCCGCCGGGTGCTCGTCGTCGAGGACACCTCCACCACCGGCGGCTCCCCGCTCACCGCCGTCGAGGCCGTGCGCGAGGCCGGTGCCGAGGTCGTCGCCGTCGCGACCATCGTCGACCGGGCGACCGGCGCCGCGGAGAAGATCCAGGAGGGCGCCGGGGTGCCGTACCTCTTCGCCTTCTCCAAGGACGAGCTGGGCCTCGACTGA
- the fbaA gene encoding class II fructose-bisphosphate aldolase → MPIATPEVYNEMLDRAKAGKFAYPAINVTSTQTLHAALRGFAEAESDGIVQISTGGAEFLGGQYSKDMVTGAVALAEFAHIVAEKYPVNIALHTDHCPKDKLDGYVRPLLALSKKRVDAGLAPLFQSHMWDGSAETLADNLSIAQELLEQARAAKIILEVEITPTGGEEDGVTHEINDSLYTTVDDAIRTAEALGLGEKGRYLLAASFGNVHGVYKPGNVVLRPELLKELNEGVAAKFGKGSPFDFVFHGGSGSTEAEIRTALENGVVKMNIDTDTQYAFTRPVADHMFRNYDGVLKVDGEVGNKKTYDPRTWGKLAEASMSARVVEACGNLRSTGTKIK, encoded by the coding sequence ATGCCCATCGCAACTCCCGAGGTCTACAACGAGATGCTGGACCGGGCGAAGGCAGGAAAGTTCGCCTACCCGGCCATCAACGTGACCTCCACCCAGACCCTGCACGCGGCCCTGCGCGGTTTCGCTGAGGCGGAGAGCGACGGCATCGTCCAGATCTCCACGGGTGGCGCCGAGTTCCTGGGCGGTCAGTACAGCAAGGACATGGTCACCGGCGCGGTCGCCCTGGCCGAGTTCGCGCACATCGTCGCCGAGAAGTACCCGGTGAACATCGCGCTGCACACCGACCACTGCCCCAAGGACAAGCTCGACGGGTACGTACGCCCGCTGCTGGCCCTGTCGAAGAAGCGTGTCGACGCCGGTCTGGCCCCGCTGTTCCAGTCGCACATGTGGGACGGCTCCGCCGAGACCCTCGCCGACAACCTCTCCATCGCGCAGGAGCTGCTGGAGCAGGCCCGCGCCGCGAAGATCATCCTCGAAGTGGAGATCACGCCGACCGGTGGCGAGGAGGACGGCGTCACCCACGAGATCAACGACTCCCTCTACACCACGGTCGACGACGCGATCCGCACCGCCGAGGCCCTCGGCCTGGGCGAGAAGGGCCGCTACCTGCTCGCCGCGTCCTTCGGCAACGTGCACGGCGTGTACAAGCCGGGCAACGTCGTCCTGCGTCCCGAGCTGCTGAAGGAGCTGAACGAGGGCGTCGCCGCCAAGTTCGGCAAGGGCTCCCCGTTCGACTTCGTCTTCCACGGCGGCTCCGGCTCCACGGAGGCGGAGATCCGCACCGCGCTGGAGAACGGCGTCGTGAAGATGAACATCGACACCGACACGCAGTACGCGTTCACGCGCCCGGTCGCGGACCACATGTTCCGCAACTACGACGGCGTCCTGAAGGTCGACGGCGAGGTCGGCAACAAGAAGACCTACGACCCGCGCACCTGGGGCAAGCTGGCCGAGGCCTCCATGTCCGCGCGCGTCGTCGAGGCCTGCGGCAACCTGCGGTCCACGGGTACGAAGATCAAGTAA
- a CDS encoding MFS transporter, whose product MPDVRLASPQGKWVLLTTVLGSSMAMLDSTVVNVALPRIGRDLDANLSALQWTVNAYMVTLAGLILLGGALGDRFGRRKVFVVGVVWFAVASLLCGIAPNAGVLIAARALQGIGGALLTPGSLALIQASFHPDDRGRAVGLWSGFGGIGAAVGPFVGGWLVDGPGWRWVFLLNVPVALVCVPVALRHVPESGDQGAHGRFDVLGAVLGALALALVTYALIEAGGGGAVVAVSAVAGLAAAVAFVVVERRRPDPMMPPDIFASRQFTAVNLVTLCVYAALGGFFFLAALQLQVVVGYSALAAGTALLPTTVLMLLLSARSGELADRIGPRIPLTVGPLLCAAGMLLMLRVGPGASYAADVLPALLVLGLGMVTLVAPLTATVLGSVSVVRAGLASGINNAAARAAGLMAVAALPLLTGMGEEAYQEPAAFDTAFDKAMGWCAGALVVGALIAAAVVRRPPPDCKRPECLRHGGVTAPPLEGEPVRERLG is encoded by the coding sequence ATGCCCGATGTCCGGTTGGCCTCACCGCAGGGCAAGTGGGTCCTGCTCACCACCGTCCTCGGCTCCAGCATGGCGATGCTGGACTCGACCGTCGTCAATGTCGCCCTGCCCCGCATCGGCCGCGACCTCGACGCGAACCTGTCCGCCCTGCAGTGGACCGTCAACGCCTACATGGTCACGCTGGCCGGGCTGATCCTGCTGGGCGGGGCGCTCGGGGACCGCTTCGGGCGGCGGAAGGTGTTCGTCGTCGGCGTGGTGTGGTTCGCGGTGGCGTCGCTGCTGTGCGGGATCGCGCCGAACGCGGGCGTGCTGATCGCCGCCCGGGCCCTTCAGGGGATCGGCGGCGCGCTCCTGACCCCCGGATCACTGGCGCTGATCCAGGCGTCCTTCCACCCAGACGACCGGGGGCGGGCGGTGGGCCTGTGGTCCGGCTTCGGCGGAATCGGGGCGGCGGTCGGGCCGTTCGTCGGCGGCTGGCTGGTGGACGGGCCGGGCTGGCGGTGGGTGTTCCTGCTGAACGTGCCGGTGGCCCTGGTGTGCGTGCCGGTCGCGCTGCGGCATGTTCCCGAGTCGGGGGACCAAGGGGCGCACGGGCGGTTCGACGTGCTCGGGGCCGTGCTGGGGGCGTTGGCGCTCGCGCTGGTGACGTACGCCCTGATCGAGGCCGGCGGGGGCGGTGCGGTGGTGGCCGTCTCGGCGGTGGCGGGGCTGGCCGCGGCCGTCGCGTTCGTGGTCGTCGAACGGCGCCGGCCCGATCCGATGATGCCGCCGGACATCTTCGCGTCCCGGCAGTTCACGGCCGTCAACCTCGTCACGCTGTGCGTGTACGCGGCCCTCGGCGGGTTCTTCTTCCTCGCCGCGCTCCAGCTCCAGGTCGTCGTGGGCTACTCCGCTCTCGCCGCCGGTACGGCACTGCTGCCGACGACCGTGCTGATGCTGCTGCTGTCGGCGCGCTCCGGGGAACTGGCCGACCGGATCGGGCCGCGGATCCCGCTGACGGTGGGACCGCTGCTGTGCGCGGCCGGGATGCTGCTGATGCTGCGGGTGGGGCCGGGGGCGTCGTACGCGGCCGATGTGCTGCCGGCGCTGCTGGTGCTCGGGCTGGGCATGGTCACGCTGGTGGCGCCGCTGACGGCCACGGTGCTGGGCTCGGTGAGCGTGGTGCGGGCGGGACTGGCCAGCGGCATCAACAACGCGGCGGCCCGGGCGGCGGGCCTGATGGCGGTGGCGGCGCTGCCGCTGCTGACCGGCATGGGGGAGGAGGCGTACCAGGAGCCGGCCGCCTTCGACACGGCGTTCGACAAGGCGATGGGCTGGTGCGCGGGGGCGCTGGTGGTGGGGGCGTTGATCGCGGCCGCGGTGGTGCGCAGACCGCCGCCGGACTGCAAGCGGCCGGAGTGCCTGCGGCACGGCGGTGTGACGGCGCCGCCGCTGGAGGGGGAGCCGGTGCGGGAGCGGTTGGGGTAG
- a CDS encoding DUF3151 domain-containing protein, producing MSIHENLLGGPPPTHLPDDPGPREMLASGAAPAEVAGAHPTSSLAWAQLADEAFERGAAVESYAYARTGYHRGLDALRRSGWKGHGPVPWEHEPNRGFLRALHALARAAQAIGEQEEYERCSQFLKDSSPTAAQVLG from the coding sequence ATGTCCATTCACGAGAACCTTCTCGGGGGCCCGCCCCCGACCCACCTCCCCGACGACCCCGGGCCGCGGGAAATGCTCGCCTCGGGTGCCGCGCCCGCCGAGGTCGCCGGTGCGCACCCCACCTCCTCGCTCGCCTGGGCGCAGCTCGCCGACGAGGCGTTCGAGCGGGGCGCCGCCGTGGAGTCCTACGCGTACGCGCGCACGGGCTACCACCGCGGTCTGGACGCGCTGCGCCGCAGCGGCTGGAAGGGCCACGGCCCGGTGCCGTGGGAGCACGAGCCGAACCGCGGCTTCCTGCGGGCCCTGCACGCCCTCGCCCGCGCCGCGCAGGCGATCGGCGAGCAGGAGGAGTACGAGCGCTGCTCCCAGTTCCTGAAGGACTCCTCGCCGACGGCGGCGCAGGTCCTGGGCTGA
- a CDS encoding tryptophan 2,3-dioxygenase family protein, producing the protein MSHEAHEPETPHLDFHGTTPYEDYVKADVLTHLQHTLSDDPGEMVFLVTTQVMELWFTVIVHEWETAAGALRGDDIPTAVHALKRSVRELEALNHSWKPLAQLTPAQFNSYRSALGEGSGFQSAMYRRMEFLLGDKSASMLVPHRGAPRVHAELEKALHEPSLYDEVVRLLARRGHDIPEAVLRRDVSKRYEPSPEVEAAWTAVYSGDESDEVARLGEALSDVAELVWRWRNDHLVATRRAMGAKTGTGGSAGVAWLEKRAQKNVFPELWTARSYV; encoded by the coding sequence ATGTCCCACGAGGCTCACGAGCCCGAGACCCCGCATCTCGACTTCCACGGCACGACGCCGTACGAGGACTACGTCAAGGCGGACGTACTCACCCACCTCCAGCACACCCTCTCCGACGATCCCGGAGAGATGGTCTTCCTGGTCACGACCCAGGTGATGGAGCTGTGGTTCACCGTCATCGTCCACGAGTGGGAGACGGCCGCGGGCGCGCTCCGGGGTGACGACATCCCGACCGCCGTCCACGCGCTCAAGAGGTCCGTCCGCGAGCTGGAGGCGCTCAACCACTCCTGGAAGCCGCTCGCCCAGCTCACGCCGGCCCAGTTCAACTCGTACCGCAGCGCCCTCGGCGAGGGATCGGGCTTCCAGTCGGCGATGTACCGCCGCATGGAGTTCCTGCTCGGCGACAAGTCCGCGTCGATGCTCGTCCCGCACCGGGGCGCACCGCGCGTGCACGCCGAGCTGGAGAAGGCGCTGCACGAGCCGAGCCTGTACGACGAGGTCGTGCGGCTGCTGGCGCGGCGCGGGCACGACATCCCGGAGGCCGTGCTGCGGCGCGACGTCTCGAAGCGCTACGAGCCGTCGCCGGAGGTGGAGGCCGCCTGGACGGCCGTCTACTCGGGCGACGAGAGCGACGAGGTCGCCCGGCTGGGCGAGGCGCTGAGCGACGTCGCCGAGCTGGTGTGGCGCTGGCGCAACGACCACCTGGTCGCCACCCGCCGTGCGATGGGGGCCAAGACCGGCACGGGCGGCTCCGCCGGGGTGGCCTGGCTGGAGAAGCGCGCGCAGAAGAACGTGTTCCCCGAGCTGTGGACGGCGCGGTCCTATGTCTGA
- the kynU gene encoding kynureninase codes for MSEPAERAQKLDAVDELADKRAEFVLDDVVYLDGNSLGALPAVVPGRVEDVVRRQWGELRIRSWEESGWWTAPERIGDRIAPLVGAAPGQIVVGDSTSVNVLKALVGAVRMAGEGRDELLVDATTFPTDGYIAESAARMTGCTLRPVAPADVPGALGDRTAAVLLNHVDYRTGRLHDLPGLTAAVRAAGAVAVWDLCHSAGALPVGLDEHGVDLAVGCTYKYLNGGPGSPAYLYVRREVQDRFDSPLPGWNSHVEPFGMRSDFEAAPGALRGRVGTPDILSMLALEAALEVWDGVTVEAVRAKSLALTDFFLECVAAYVPEGRVECVTPVAHGERGSQIALRCDDAGDVMKRLIDRGVVGDFRAPDVLRFGFTPLYVGFADVERAARVLAQTLA; via the coding sequence ATGTCTGAGCCGGCGGAGCGCGCGCAGAAGCTGGACGCCGTCGACGAACTGGCCGACAAGCGCGCCGAGTTCGTCCTCGACGACGTGGTCTACCTCGACGGCAACTCGCTCGGAGCGCTGCCGGCCGTCGTCCCCGGGCGGGTCGAGGACGTCGTACGCCGCCAGTGGGGCGAGCTGCGCATCCGGTCCTGGGAGGAGAGCGGCTGGTGGACGGCGCCCGAGCGGATCGGTGACCGGATCGCCCCGCTGGTCGGGGCGGCGCCCGGGCAGATCGTCGTGGGCGACTCCACCAGCGTCAACGTCCTCAAGGCACTCGTGGGCGCGGTGCGGATGGCCGGGGAGGGCCGTGACGAGCTGCTCGTCGACGCGACGACCTTCCCCACCGACGGGTACATCGCCGAGTCCGCCGCCCGCATGACCGGCTGCACCCTGCGGCCCGTGGCACCGGCGGACGTCCCGGGCGCACTGGGGGACCGCACCGCCGCGGTCCTCCTCAACCACGTCGACTACCGCACCGGGCGCCTGCACGACCTGCCCGGTCTGACGGCCGCCGTGCGCGCGGCGGGCGCGGTCGCCGTCTGGGACCTGTGCCACAGCGCGGGCGCCCTGCCGGTCGGGCTGGACGAGCACGGTGTGGACCTCGCGGTCGGCTGCACCTACAAGTACCTGAACGGCGGGCCCGGTTCACCGGCGTACCTGTATGTGCGGCGGGAGGTGCAGGACCGCTTCGACTCGCCGCTGCCGGGCTGGAACTCGCACGTCGAGCCGTTCGGGATGCGGAGCGACTTCGAGGCCGCCCCCGGCGCCCTGCGCGGCCGGGTCGGCACGCCCGACATCCTCTCCATGCTCGCCCTGGAGGCGGCCCTTGAGGTGTGGGACGGGGTGACGGTCGAGGCGGTGCGGGCCAAGTCCCTCGCGCTGACGGACTTCTTCCTGGAGTGCGTGGCGGCGTACGTGCCCGAGGGCCGGGTCGAGTGCGTGACGCCGGTGGCGCACGGGGAGCGGGGCAGCCAGATCGCGCTGCGCTGCGACGACGCCGGTGACGTGATGAAGCGGCTGATCGATCGGGGTGTGGTCGGTGACTTCCGGGCCCCGGACGTGCTGCGCTTCGGCTTCACGCCGCTGTACGTCGGGTTCGCCGACGTGGAGCGGGCGGCGCGGGTGCTGGCGCAGACTCTGGCCTGA
- a CDS encoding alpha/beta hydrolase, protein MTDDVAAARAAAEEKSAFSHAPVDPDATAAYGDHPDQVIDFFAPRRAGGPGPAPVVVVLHGGAWRAPYDRRHISPFAEFLARRGFAVAGVEYRRGGDTDSLAGRWPDTFDDVAAALDALPALVRELLPQADPRRTVLTGHSAGGHLALWGAARHVLPADSPWRSGSPVTLRGVVALAPIADLAIADKLDVCGGAARQLLGGDEHFAERQPYADPALLLPTGIATTLVQGRADLDVPQAVAESYAEAAAKAGEMVGVTLLEDVGHFPLIDPAADACAVVVEEIAQLAW, encoded by the coding sequence ATGACGGACGACGTCGCAGCAGCACGGGCCGCTGCCGAGGAGAAGTCGGCCTTCTCCCACGCGCCCGTCGACCCCGACGCCACCGCGGCCTACGGCGACCATCCCGACCAGGTGATCGACTTCTTCGCACCGCGCCGGGCCGGCGGCCCCGGACCGGCCCCGGTCGTCGTCGTGCTGCACGGCGGCGCCTGGCGGGCGCCCTACGACCGGCGTCATATCAGCCCGTTCGCGGAGTTCCTCGCCCGCCGGGGGTTCGCCGTGGCCGGCGTCGAGTACCGGCGCGGCGGCGACACCGACTCCCTCGCGGGCCGCTGGCCCGACACCTTCGACGACGTCGCGGCGGCGCTGGACGCCCTGCCCGCGCTGGTACGGGAGTTGCTGCCGCAGGCCGACCCGCGCCGTACGGTCCTCACGGGCCACTCGGCGGGCGGGCACCTCGCGCTGTGGGGTGCCGCCCGGCACGTCCTGCCGGCGGACTCGCCCTGGCGCAGCGGCAGTCCGGTGACGCTGCGCGGCGTCGTCGCCCTCGCCCCGATCGCGGACCTGGCGATCGCCGACAAGCTGGACGTGTGCGGTGGCGCCGCGCGTCAACTCCTCGGCGGGGACGAGCACTTCGCCGAGCGGCAGCCGTACGCGGACCCGGCGCTGCTGCTGCCCACGGGCATCGCCACCACCCTCGTGCAGGGCCGCGCGGACCTCGACGTGCCGCAGGCGGTCGCCGAGTCGTACGCGGAGGCGGCGGCGAAGGCCGGGGAGATGGTGGGGGTGACGCTGCTGGAGGACGTGGGCCACTTCCCGCTCATCGACCCGGCGGCCGACGCGTGCGCGGTGGTGGTGGAGGAGATCGCGCAGCTGGCCTGGTGA
- a CDS encoding alpha/beta hydrolase, which yields MGSAPQYRCDGGRRRAGRWRRAALAALITGAVVVPLSGAVRPQTPAPAPADLAPLSASTLAEAYAANRANAAEAARTAAVHHDRDRAATDRRLAGPARHLLRFDGRGSGRVTEVLGDLARADRIAVLVPGSDTSLDTYGRFHAAAAALYRQLDRQAPAGTRTAVVAWLGYETPGTVSTTVTTTGRAEQAAPHLRALVADLRAIAGTGPRISLLCHSYGSVVCGRAAAGLAVDDIALVGSPGTGAGTAAGLHTRARVWAARGGDDWVGNVPHVDLDLFGTTVGFGTDPVSPAFGARVFTAGDGGHSDYFRPGSASLTNLARIVLGETKAVTHD from the coding sequence ATGGGGTCCGCACCGCAGTACCGCTGTGACGGCGGCAGGCGCCGCGCCGGCCGATGGCGCCGAGCCGCGCTCGCCGCCCTCATCACCGGTGCGGTGGTCGTCCCCCTTTCCGGGGCCGTACGACCGCAGACCCCCGCACCGGCCCCCGCCGACCTCGCCCCTCTCAGCGCGTCGACGCTCGCCGAGGCGTACGCGGCCAACCGGGCCAACGCCGCCGAGGCGGCCCGTACGGCCGCCGTCCACCACGATCGCGACCGTGCCGCGACGGACCGTCGTCTGGCCGGCCCGGCCCGGCACCTCCTGCGGTTCGACGGCCGCGGCTCCGGCCGGGTGACGGAGGTCCTCGGCGACCTCGCCCGCGCCGACCGCATCGCCGTCCTGGTCCCCGGATCCGACACGAGCCTCGACACCTACGGCCGGTTCCACGCGGCGGCCGCCGCCTTGTACCGGCAGCTCGACCGGCAGGCCCCGGCCGGCACGCGCACCGCGGTCGTGGCCTGGCTGGGCTACGAGACGCCGGGCACGGTCAGCACGACCGTCACGACGACCGGCAGGGCCGAGCAGGCGGCACCGCACCTGCGCGCGCTCGTGGCCGACCTGCGTGCCATAGCGGGCACCGGACCGCGCATCTCCCTGCTGTGCCACTCGTACGGCTCGGTGGTCTGCGGCCGTGCCGCCGCCGGGCTCGCCGTCGACGACATCGCGCTCGTCGGCAGCCCGGGCACCGGTGCCGGCACCGCTGCCGGCCTGCACACCCGCGCCCGCGTCTGGGCGGCCCGGGGCGGTGACGACTGGGTGGGGAACGTCCCGCACGTCGACCTGGACCTGTTCGGCACCACGGTCGGCTTCGGCACCGACCCCGTCTCCCCGGCCTTCGGCGCCCGGGTCTTCACGGCGGGCGACGGCGGCCACAGCGACTACTTCAGGCCCGGCTCGGCCTCCCTGACCAACCTGGCCCGGATCGTCCTCGGCGAGACCAAGGCGGTGACCCATGACTGA
- a CDS encoding acyltransferase family protein: MTDIGVRALRQGVRRGAGRIGAATPPGRDRAVDALRAAAVLGVVLGHWLVTALVSDGRALRTASPLQHMPWLTPVSWMFQTLAVFFLVGGHVATRSHASARDRGIPYHQWLTSRLSRLFKPVAAVLTLWTVAAVALLLSGTEYGTVRTLVKLALSPLWFLVVFAGLTAATPLLARLNPLWPLAVVLHVDLLRFGLGGPSWLGWVNVAAAWAVPYTLGAAWTRGELERRRAGWVLLGAGAAATAALVAWAGYPAAMVGVPGEGVSNLDPPTLAVVTFGLAQCGLALLLRERLRRAMRRPVAWAAVALVNLSVMTVFLWHQTALMATTATGLLAGRLPGLHTRPDGLGWVGLRLLWLPVFALALAACWAAFRSFERGGGRGRRSRVVRAHRPSGRGAAAKARHV, encoded by the coding sequence ATGACTGACATCGGCGTACGCGCCCTGCGGCAGGGAGTGCGACGGGGCGCCGGCCGCATCGGCGCGGCCACCCCGCCCGGCCGGGACCGGGCCGTGGACGCCCTGCGGGCCGCCGCCGTCCTCGGCGTCGTCCTCGGGCACTGGCTGGTCACGGCCCTGGTCTCCGACGGCCGCGCCCTGCGCACGGCGAGCCCGCTGCAGCACATGCCCTGGCTGACGCCCGTCTCCTGGATGTTCCAGACACTCGCCGTGTTCTTCCTGGTCGGGGGCCATGTCGCCACCCGCAGCCATGCCTCGGCCCGGGACCGGGGGATCCCGTACCACCAGTGGCTGACGTCCCGGCTGTCCCGGCTGTTCAAGCCGGTCGCCGCCGTCCTCACCCTGTGGACGGTCGCCGCCGTCGCGCTGCTGCTGTCGGGCACCGAGTACGGCACGGTGCGCACGCTGGTGAAGCTGGCCCTGTCCCCCCTGTGGTTCCTCGTGGTGTTCGCGGGCCTGACGGCGGCGACCCCGCTGCTCGCCCGGCTCAACCCGCTCTGGCCGCTGGCCGTCGTGCTGCACGTGGACCTGCTGCGCTTCGGCCTCGGCGGCCCCTCCTGGCTGGGCTGGGTGAACGTGGCGGCCGCCTGGGCGGTGCCCTACACGCTGGGCGCGGCCTGGACCCGCGGCGAACTGGAGCGCCGGCGTGCGGGCTGGGTCCTGCTGGGTGCCGGGGCGGCGGCGACCGCGGCGCTCGTGGCGTGGGCGGGCTACCCCGCGGCCATGGTCGGCGTCCCGGGCGAGGGCGTGTCCAACCTGGATCCGCCGACGCTGGCCGTCGTCACGTTCGGCCTGGCCCAGTGCGGCCTTGCCCTGCTGCTGCGCGAGCGGCTGCGGCGGGCGATGCGCCGTCCCGTGGCGTGGGCGGCGGTGGCGCTCGTCAACCTCTCCGTGATGACCGTTTTCCTCTGGCACCAGACGGCCCTGATGGCCACGACCGCCACCGGCCTCCTCGCAGGCAGGCTCCCGGGTCTGCACACGCGGCCCGACGGCCTCGGCTGGGTCGGGCTCCGGCTGCTGTGGCTGCCCGTGTTCGCACTGGCCCTCGCGGCCTGCTGGGCCGCCTTCCGCTCTTTCGAGCGAGGCGGCGGCCGGGGCCGCAGGTCGCGGGTGGTGCGGGCGCACCGTCCGTCCGGCCGGGGCGCAGCGGCGAAGGCGCGCCATGTCTAG
- a CDS encoding sensor histidine kinase produces the protein MSRLGRVTDTGVGRALRARVRGWLRVLRDDLWTLRADPMPPSKWLRWLPHGLVCLAAFGVTLGAVGQLVDNGGVGPQIAFPLGLAQGGAMVLALWRPLPAWWLSTVAMLLGALEVRRHLLAGGAPDFTWPWTSAGIIGHMAVLLLLALRVRTRVSVEALALTVLLTYVVQGLLGAANYASTGVLAVTLFAVVVLLGTALHGRREARAQLVEQTTLTAEERTRRTLLEERSRIARELHDVVAHHMSVISIQAQVAPHLVENPPDELRENLAGIRQNALEALIELRRVLGVLRSEHSGPGEPFADAGYETTPHAPQPTLDRLDALVENTRAAGREVVTDIQGERRPLPPGVELSAYRIVQEALSNALRHAPGARITVRLTYEPDGLEVEIVNGRPTGPPPPSTGAGHGLLGMRERVAMLGGTMTAHLWHWDGFKVTAFLPDTPPADAPGTDHPTARRKGTS, from the coding sequence ATGTCTAGGCTGGGCCGTGTGACGGACACGGGGGTGGGCCGCGCGCTGCGGGCGCGCGTCAGGGGCTGGCTGCGGGTGCTGCGTGACGACCTGTGGACCCTCCGGGCAGATCCGATGCCGCCTTCCAAGTGGCTGCGCTGGCTGCCGCACGGCCTGGTGTGCCTGGCCGCGTTCGGTGTCACCCTCGGCGCGGTGGGGCAGCTCGTCGACAACGGCGGGGTGGGCCCGCAGATCGCCTTCCCGCTCGGGCTGGCGCAGGGCGGTGCCATGGTGCTCGCGCTGTGGCGGCCCCTACCGGCGTGGTGGCTCTCGACGGTGGCCATGCTGCTGGGCGCGCTCGAAGTGCGCCGCCATTTGCTGGCCGGCGGTGCCCCCGACTTCACCTGGCCCTGGACGTCGGCCGGGATCATCGGACACATGGCGGTGCTGCTGCTGCTCGCCCTGCGGGTGCGGACCCGGGTATCCGTCGAGGCGCTCGCGCTGACCGTGCTCCTCACCTATGTCGTCCAAGGGCTGCTGGGCGCGGCCAACTATGCGTCCACCGGGGTACTCGCGGTCACCCTGTTCGCCGTCGTCGTGCTCCTCGGAACCGCCCTGCACGGCCGCCGCGAGGCCCGAGCCCAACTCGTCGAGCAGACCACGCTGACCGCCGAGGAACGCACCCGGCGCACCCTGCTGGAGGAGCGCAGCCGCATCGCGCGGGAACTGCACGACGTGGTGGCCCACCACATGTCGGTCATCTCCATCCAGGCACAGGTCGCCCCGCACCTCGTGGAGAACCCGCCCGACGAGCTCAGGGAGAACCTCGCGGGCATACGGCAGAACGCGCTGGAGGCACTGATCGAACTGCGCCGCGTGCTGGGCGTGCTGCGCTCGGAGCACTCCGGGCCGGGGGAGCCGTTCGCCGACGCGGGCTACGAGACGACACCGCACGCCCCGCAGCCCACGCTCGACCGGCTCGACGCGCTGGTGGAGAACACCCGGGCGGCCGGACGCGAGGTCGTCACCGACATCCAGGGCGAGCGGCGCCCGCTGCCGCCCGGCGTGGAGCTGTCGGCGTACCGGATCGTGCAGGAGGCGCTGAGCAACGCCCTGCGGCACGCGCCCGGCGCGCGGATCACGGTCCGTCTCACCTACGAGCCGGACGGCCTGGAGGTGGAGATCGTCAACGGCCGACCGACCGGACCGCCACCGCCGTCGACGGGGGCGGGCCACGGGCTGCTCGGCATGCGGGAGCGGGTCGCGATGCTCGGCGGCACCATGACGGCGCACCTGTGGCACTGGGACGGCTTCAAGGTCACCGCCTTCCTCCCGGACACCCCGCCCGCGGACGCCCCCGGCACCGACCACCCCACGGCCCGCAGGAAAGGGACCTCATGA